The sequence below is a genomic window from Babesia bigemina genome assembly Bbig001, chromosome : II.
CCCGGAGTCGATGCGCTCGATTGGAAACCTCACCAGAGCACGCACCAGCGCACGCCTCACGTCGCCGTTGGCCTCCTTGTGCGACAGAGCGTCCAGTATCAGGACCGCCAGCCCCTTGCCGTACATCACGTCCACCAGCTGGCACATCAtcggcagccgccgtgaGAGTTCAAGCAGGTGCGCGATGAAATTGCCGATAGCGGTCATGCAGGTCTTAGCGTGCTCCTTGTAGACGTCTGCCATCTTTTGCATTCGGAGCGGCCTCAAGTACGCCAGCAGCACACCCGCGTCGAATTCCTCCATGAAGGCGGCGGAAAAGGTTTGGCCCTTCATGGGGTTCCCCGTGAGCACGGCGAGGGTGTTAAGCGCGGCTGCGAGCACCAGCGGCTCTGCCATCGTTTCCTTCACGGGCACGATCATCAGATCGAAGATGTGGTACCCGAAGCAGAGCTCCTCGAATGCATGCTGGCTGGAGATCatcgcggcggtggcgacgCGAATGAGCACGTGGCAGATGAGCGCCTGCGATTGTGTTAGCCTGGATGTGCCCTGCCGTTCCCCGATCAGGAATTTGAGGTTCGGTATCAGGATGTCACCGCCCAGCTCCGACATGAGTGCCGGCGGCACCCCGCCCACGGTGAGGCTGATGGCCTCCAACACTTGGCAGATTCGTTTCACATGCGCTTCGTTCGCGTGTAGCGCGCCGTGCGCGCGCTCGTAGTTGCGCACCTCAGGTATGAGCCGGGTTGCCAGCCCATATTGCAGCACGTCCACCAGGTTGTCCTCGTCGAGGCACGCCGTCTTGAACAGGCCCAGGTACTCCGTTTTCCACGGGTCGCGCACGATGTCGGTCACTATGTAGTGCAGGATGGGTTGTATGAGGCCTGTTGCAGCAATGCCGTTGGTGGCAGGTGCCCTTACCTGCGAACTCCTGGATCTGCGGCAGGCACGTGAGCGCGGTCATGAGGTTGCGTTGCAGCCGCTGCGGTTAATTCAGTGGTTTTGATCATTGCGTACACCCACCACTGACAGCGAGTCTACAGTCTCGAGCAGAGGCGAGAGCACTTCCGTCACGATGGACACCGCCTCCTCCCTCCCGGAGTCTCGGCAGGCATTGGCCACGATGGCCATAGCCTGGCTGCCGAGATCCCCGCCAACAACGCACAGCTGGCAACATCCTCTGGCAGCGTATTTCCGTTGCTTGGGTGGTAATCAGACTCACTTGATGAGGAAACAGTGCGCCTCCGGGTATCTGTTAAGCAGCAGCACGCATGTATCCCTGAATGACTCGATCAGCGGTTGCTGCATGGAAATGAATCTGGCGTTTCAGAGATGGCATGGTGTGTTACACTTTCACGTATAAGCAAGCCTTCCCAGAAGCGCGGCTTTGAACCACATCAGCGGAGCGGATGCAGTCGGTGGAGACGCCAACGGGTTTAGAGGAGCAACTCACCTTCAACAGGTTAGCTTTCTTCTGCAGGTCCGTCCACGCCGGCGCAAGATCGGCGCGGAGGTAGAGCTGCAGCTGATTAGACGTACGACTGGCTTGTCTCACCTGCAGCGTCAGCTCCTGGAAGCGTTGGACACCGTTCACCGCATGTTCCGGGATACGCAAGGCGTCCTCCACTGAGTCGAGGATGTTCTGGGCGCTAATCTTCAGCACGGAATCCTGTGTGTGTTAGGAGCCGCGGAAGGCTGCGTTACCTCCGAAAGGCGCGCGTGGACATCGTCCATCTGGCGCGGCAGGCTTGCACATCGTCCCAGGTAAGAACGACGTGGTGTGTAGACGAAAATTCCCTAGGAAGATCTCGTCTGACGCGCGATGCGCATGCGGCGGCCCCGCAAATAGGGGTTGACGGCGTGTGTCGAAGTAGGGTCGCGGCAATTAGTCTCCGAGAACATATCTAAAGTGACGTTAATCGACCTCAACGATGCCTTACGAGAATGCGTTAAGGTGTCTTTTTTATTTGTCTCTTTTCTTGGCGTACTTCGCGTTTTCATTCTCACTCTACAAACTGAGCAAATGGCTGTTCTACCTGATAACGACAACCAccgcggtgctgctggcgtGCTGGAGCGTGCGACTTTTTTCACTGTGCCCGTCGATGACGTCGCTGGGCCGTCGGTACGCGGAACTCAAGTACAATGACAAGATAGGGGAGCGCACGCAGGCGGCCGTGGCCAGCCTTAACGGCCTATTTTCGCCCTGCGCAGAGGACCCGAAGTTAACAGACCTTGTGCTGCTTGGGCAATCAGTGGACTGGCTTTACACAGTGTATGCTGGGATATACATTTCGCAGAATGCGGTGATCGGCCACGCCACGCCCGTTGCCTTCATCGACTTCTACGTCGAGCTGAAGTTGTACCTGACGCTGCTCTCAAAGACCTACCTGAAGCTGGACAGGCCAGACGCCGTGAATATCGTGATTTTCCCGGACGAAGTCCCGTACCACCGTCAGAAGTTCGAGGGGTTGAAGTTGTACCAAACGGCGCAAAGCCTGCCGGATCCCAAAAATGGGGAAATCTCGCTTCTGTCGGCGCTGAATCGCGCAAACGCCGCGATCATATCGTACGAGGATATCTTGGCTCCGTTTGCAGCGTTGCGCGCCAGCTCTAGGTTCACTCTGCTCCGCGAGCTCGGCGTGAAGCTCCACGACAGCATCACGGGGCTGACCGATCGGCGCAAGAACGGATGTCGCATCACGAGGGTTTTGGGCTCACAGCAGCCCACATTCGGCAGCTTCCACGTCCTAAAAAGCATGATGATGTTCCAGTTCCTGGGGAAGTGGGAGAAGGTGCCCGTTCCCAAGTACTTCCCCAACCGGGactcgctgctggactGCATGCTCGTGCCAAACATCGAGATCCTGGAGGAAGCGGAGAAAAGCCAAAAGCGCATCTCAGACTTCTCGCCAAAAGGCAAGGATCTGCTCGGGTTGCTCAGCATGCTCCACGGTACCAACATTTTTGAGGTCCTCTACGGCCAGGGCTACGAGGAGCGGTTCTCCCGCCACCCCATGGTGATGATGTTCAACAACAACGCGGAGTGCTACGAGTTCAAGATGGCGTACCAAGATGACGTTGCGCACTACGTACAGACCGGCAGGAACGTCTACTTGTTCAACTACGCCGAGGTATGCGACTCCACCGGCGACACCGTGTTGTCGTCGACGTTCCACGACGCGCGACACTTGGCGGACTCGTTGATACAGCGTTTCTCGACGAACTTCCCCAACAGCACCGGGTTCACCCTTGGTTTCCACGGGACGAGCATCGGCGGGATGTATGCAATCAAGACCGCGACCCATGTGGCCTCCGTCCACCCACGCAGCCTCCTTTCGTTCGCGCTCTTCCAGAAGACATTCGGCAGCCTCTACAACATGGCGTGGTTCCGTATGGGGTGGATAGGGCAGGTGTTCTCCATCTTCTT
It includes:
- a CDS encoding membrane protein, putative, which gives rise to MPYENALRCLFYLSLFLAYFAFSFSLYKLSKWLFYLITTTTAVLLACWSVRLFSLCPSMTSLGRRYAELKYNDKIGERTQAAVASLNGLFSPCAEDPKLTDLVLLGQSVDWLYTVYAGIYISQNAVIGHATPVAFIDFYVELKLYLTLLSKTYLKLDRPDAVNIVIFPDEVPYHRQKFEGLKLYQTAQSLPDPKNGEISLLSALNRANAAIISYEDILAPFAALRASSRFTLLRELGVKLHDSITGLTDRRKNGCRITRVLGSQQPTFGSFHVLKSMMMFQFLGKWEKVPVPKYFPNRDSLLDCMLVPNIEILEEAEKSQKRISDFSPKGKDLLGLLSMLHGTNIFEVLYGQGYEERFSRHPMVMMFNNNAECYEFKMAYQDDVAHYVQTGRNVYLFNYAEVCDSTGDTVLSSTFHDARHLADSLIQRFSTNFPNSTGFTLGFHGTSIGGMYAIKTATHVASVHPRSLLSFALFQKTFGSLYNMAWFRMGWIGQVFSIFFGSSVDVYEDYTSLDIPKTAVFDVNDLIIPSNLSLSAHVAHRYMKDNYGDFAKAFYEVAALYRNSEMALVRSNEADRVYAAFYALNSAGIHLGVQDALVRDDWHKDKTYLALFLARMVTFGSLPANPTVTMRPWPLRIRHLWMMLSQCRVGGFVAGEQYAHRYLEMPSRIALLFNMFFKGRAALNVKTPLQNTAVTRETPTYVPAAPDGTPGWKVVEPTADDDQSALRYFVFWPRNKSRFTANITDCTSDTALKVLQEDLAFFELDTTPLDGVQVYAWMQLYTLLHTVALLHTLKECSDAEPQALIKVGAFVESVMRHAFDEGNSAPVVKAPALVNGPHADDVAFFSNRYRIFGNVLTTFTSHEILLDEGDRKLLAHFFT